A window of Palaemon carinicauda isolate YSFRI2023 chromosome 27, ASM3689809v2, whole genome shotgun sequence contains these coding sequences:
- the LOC137620827 gene encoding pro-resilin-like, whose protein sequence is MNNTTLLYPNIFLTALLSIVAADRRPPSNGYGAPPVAPSNGYGAPPSNGYGAPPSNGYGPPKNSYGVDPLAALAENIPGGGVPGVDYPVLAFVPDTGFDCNAQNVPGYYADTDAEAGCQVFHICQDRPNGRRQQDSFLCPNGTIFNQQYLVCDWWFNFDCADAEDFYSVNELIGVVAYDPYGKHSNGNGNGNNGYGSNGNGNGNNGYGSNGNGNGNNGYGSNGNGRKNNGKKNGNGKRNGSKRGNGYGSNGNGAGAAPSNGYGAPAAPSNGYGAPAPPSNGYGAPAAPSNGYGAPPSNAYGAPF, encoded by the coding sequence atgaataacaCCACTTTATTATACCCGAATATATTTCTTACAGCTCTTCTCAGCATTGTAGCTGCCGACAGGCGTCCTCCTTCCAATGGGTATGGAGCCCCTCCAGTTGCTCCAAGTAATGGCTATGGAGCTCCTCCAAGCAACGGCTATGGAGCTCCTCCAAGCAACGGCTATGGACCACCAAAGAACTCTTATGGGGTAGATCCCCTTGCTGCCTTGGCAGAAAACATCCCTGGAGGCGGTGTTCCAGGTGTAGATTATCCTGTCTTAGCTTTCGTTCCTGATACTGGATTCGACTGCAACGCCCAGAATGTCCCTGGATATTACGCCGACACTGACGCTGAAGCTGGAtgccaggtcttccacatctgccaggaCAGACCCAATGGACGCCGCCAGCAGGActccttcctctgccccaacggaACCATCTTCAACCAACAGTACCTCGTCTGTGATTGGTGGTTCAACTTTGACTGCGCTGATGCTGAAGACTTCTACTCAGTCAACGAACTCATTGGAGTTGTTGCCTATGACCCTTATGGTAAACACAGCAACGGCAACGGTAATGGAAATAATGGTTACGGATCTAACGGTAACGGTAATGGAAATAATGGTTACGGATCTAACGGCAACGGTAATGGTAATAACGGCTACGGTTCAAATGGAAATGGTAGGAAAAATAATGGCAAGAAGAATGGAAATGGAAAAAGAAATGGTAGCAAAAGAGGTAATGGTTATGGTTCCAATGGTAATGGAGCAGGTGCTGCTCCTAGCAATGGTTATGGAGCCCCTGCTGCTCCTAGCAATGGTTATGGAGCCCCAGCTCCTCCCAGCAATGGTTATGGAGCCCCAGCTGCTCCTAGTAATGGTTATGGAGCTCCACCATCAAATGCCTATGGTGCACCTTTCTAA
- the LOC137620829 gene encoding pro-resilin-like → MRGLVLSVLFSLAFADRRPPSNGYGAPPSNGYGAPPSSAYGPPKNSYGVDPLAALAENIPGGGVPGVDYPVLAFVPDTGFDCNAQNVPGYYADTDQEAGCQVFHICQDRPNGRRQQDSFLCPNGTIFNQQYLVCDWWFNFDCADAEDFYSVNELIGVVPYGYGKGNNGRNSNGNNGYGSNGNRNGRKNGNGKRSPSNGYGEPAKPSNSYGAPF, encoded by the exons ATGAGGGGTCTCGTACTATCTG TTCTCTTCAGCCTAGCATTTGCAGACAGACGCCCACCCAGCAACGGCTATGGAGCTCCTCCAAGCAACGGCTATGGAGCTCCTCCAAGCAGTGCTTATGGACCACCAAAGAACTCTTATGGGGTAGATCCCCTTGCTGCCTTGGCAGAAAACATTCCAGGAGGTGGTGTTCCGGGTGTAGATTATCCTGTCTTAGCATTCGTTCCCGATACTGGATTCGACTGCAACGCCCAGAATGTCCCTGGATATTACGCTGACACTGATCAAGAGGCTggctgccaggtcttccacatctgccaggaCAGACCAAATGGACGCCGCCAGCAGGActccttcctctgccccaacggaACCATCTTCAACCAACAGTACCTCGTCTGTGATTGGTGGTTCAACTTCGACTGCGCTGATGCTGAAGACTTCTACTCAGTCAACGAACTTATTGGAGTCGTGCCTTATGGATACGGCAAAGGCAACAATGGCCGTAACTCCAATGGAAACAACGGATATGGGTCCAATGGCAACAGAAATGGTAGGAAGAATGGCAATGGCAAAAGA TCCCCTAGTAATGGCTACGGAGAACCTGCAAAACCCAGTAATAGCTATGGGGCTCCTTTCTAA